cagtgaatcaagtgggagtccaaaACCGTCCAAGAATGATCTGTATTCGAACACATATAATCttggatggaggcaacatcccaacttctcacGGGGTGGACAAAACAGTCAGGATCGACCACAGGGAGGACAGACGTATGCAAAACAACCCATGTACAGATCTGACCCTCCCAGAGAAGAAAAGTCCAATAtggagcagatgatgtctaagtttaTCTCATCCACCGAAACTAGACTCTAAAATcaagatgcatcgataaaggggcTAGAGAATCAGATTGAACAGTTAGCTAAGATGATAGCAAGCAGAGAGCCGGGCACCTTGCAAAGTAACACAGATAccaatacaaaagagaaagtgAAGGCCATCGAGTTGAAGAGTGCGAAAATTTTAGAGTCCAAAGAAAAGGACAAAAGTCAATTACCGGATGAACAAACTGAGACATTCAAAGGTAAGTCTTCTTGttgaaacatttcatgttcgcaatcttaattttgatgttaacaaaacttgttttgtttgtttctaataatctaccttagtgcgcagatagctgaaactgaaataatcaaTTACGAGCCATAACTGAAGCTGTCGAAGATGCCAACTGAAAGCATCAACTGATCAACTAAATTAGATCAATTCAACTGACGTAtcgtaaatgagttcaactgattgttcagttaaTAGgaggttcagcaggagaacctcagaagcccggccagccgaaggagtgttcaactgatgaagagcccaactgagatcagttcaactgaacaagagtgaaatcagttcaactgacgagtcaactgatttcaccagcccaactgaagacctGTTCAACTtatcagttcagaacatcagttaggagcaatTAGTTGCAGATTAAGACAAGATGAACTTAGTGGAATATAGCTGTGCGCAAAGGTACAATAACTTTTGTCCAATAAAAAGGCAAtgatggacgttgcatcagagcttaaagacaaaagttttccagaaagaacaagacaaatttcgaggaacagattcaaaatgcaacgtatacaataattgagtctcactgtacgatcaaacttcgcgcctataaatagaaggtgaagatcagtgaagaatAATAAAAAGACATAtacaacacaagagagaaaagagaaggGCTCGCGTataagttatatcagcttaagagagaagcattcagtCCAGTTGAGGGAATatttcaacgtgttatcagtttagattagaagcatatttccctcagtgtgtgagaacactttcgggtagtgtTCAGAGATCAGTcctcacacatacacacacacacatcaacactcaaatacagtcttgcacaaagacgttaaacttgtgtatatagtctttctcacatagacgttaaagaagtgttggctggaaggtgctgccttcagtctagtctaggagttcagtttagacGGTAGTGTAAGTcatagctgagtgggtttgtacaaggtgttgtataaatcaaagtcttctagtggatcccacccgaggcggtagaaggggtgacgtaggagcagttgaagtctccgaacatccataaacatatcttgtgtatttaactgtttaacttttgttttcaaactgtttggatcagttagagtattcgtcagttcagttgtcaccataagtgaactgatgaatgcaaaaactaatctagtcTTTTGGTTATTCATTTACACAAGATAtacaaatatatcagtgtttcttaacgaaggattatttcgagtgtttttcgcttggttttaactccaaactcgatctaattcatcggtgtatattttcttagaacacgagctattgcagctcttggagaatattttgtttgaagcaccacaAGGTGCCAGGCAGACGATCCTTCACTTCTAACTCTACACCGACACTCACTGCACAATCCAAAATTGTTATACCTCCTCCTTTTCCTGAAgcatttaaaaaatcaaaactttatgcgcaattcggtaagtttcttgaggtatttaaaaaattgcacatcaatattccttttgccgATGCTTTGATGCAAGTGCCTAGTTATACTAAATTTGTGAATGACATATTAGCAAAtaagagaaagttggagaatCTAATGACGGTAGATTTAACTTAAAATTGATCTGCTTTGGTGCAAAATAAGATCCCACCAAAACTTAAAGATCCaaggagtttttctattccttgcatgattggtgatgttgtttttcatgAAGCCTTATGTGATCTTGATGCAAGTATTAACATCATGCCTTTGTCTGTGTTTAGGAAACTTGGAGTGGGAGAACCTAAGCCAACAAGGATGTCTTTACGGCTAGCAGATAGATCTGTCAAGTATCAATGATGAGTTATTGAGGATGTGCTAGTGAAAgtggacaaatttatttttcctgcagatTTTCTGGTGCTTGACATGGAGAAGGACATGTAGATGCCGTTGATATTGGGAAGGCCAttccttgcaactggcaagGCCCTAATTGATGTGCAAGAAGGGAATTTGAGATTGAGAGTAGGGGAGGATGAGATTACTTTTGATGTCTTTAATGCACTTAAACACACACTCCATTCTGATAgttgttttagaattgatgcttTTGATTCGCTTGTGTGTAGCTATGTGCAGGATGGTATTAAGGACCCTTTGGAAACCACTCTCACTATTGAATTGAGAGAAGACGAATTGGATGAAGAGAAAGCTGAAATAAAGACATACTTTAATGCCAACCATCTATGGAAGATGCCAATAAGGATGAGATTAGAGGACCTAGGGGATCGGAGAGACTTGACCCCTCAGAAGTCAAGCATAGaggagccaccaactcttgaGCTAAATCCATTACCTCCACATCTGAAATACGTCTATCTATGTGAAAATAATAAACTTCATATGATTATTTCTTCTAATTTGACATATGTGACGGAGGGAAAACTGCTAAAAGTTTTGAAAGCGCACAAGAATGCATTTGCGTGGAAGGTGGCAGATATCAAATGGATCAATCCATTAGTCTGCATGAACAAGATATTAATGGAAGATAAGTACTCACCTCTTGTGCAACCTCAAAGAAGAttgaatccaaagatgcaagaggcaGTAAAAGCAGAAACTATCAAACTCCTTGATGCAGGTACTATCTATCCTATATCTGATAGTGCATTGGTGAGTCATGTTCAATGTGTGCCAAAAAAGGGTGGGATTACTgttataaaaatgaaaaaaatgaattaataaCCACTATGACAGTTACGGGATGGCGTGTGTGCATCTATTATACAAAATTGAATGATGTCACCAGCAAAGATCACTTTCCGCTTCCTttcattgatcaaatgcttgagagATTAGCGGGTAAtgagttttattgttttttggACGGGTATTCAGGGTATAACCAAATCATGATTGCGCccgaggaccaagagaaaaccactttcagTTGTCCTTATGACACCTTTGCTTTTAGACGGATTCCCTTTGGTTTGTGTAATGTCCCTGCCATTTTTCAACGATGCATGACCGCTATATATCATGATATGATAGAaacttttcttgaaatatttatggatgacttctcgATCTTTGGCTCTTCTTTTGATGACTGTTTGCAGAATCTGGAGGTGGTGCTTATGAGATGTGAGGAGACGAATTTGGTGCTGAATTGGGAAAAATGCCATTTCATGGTACAAGAAGGCATAGTATTAGGGCACAAAATATCGGAGCATGGAATAGAAGTTTTCTACGACACGCCGGTTTTTATCGgagttttattaaatatttttctaaaatttccaAGCCTCTATCTTCTTTACTTATGAATATGTGCCGTTTGTTTTTAATTCTAACTGTCTACAGGCATACGAGGATTTAaaggagcgcttggtgacgGCTCCTATTTTGGTGGCACCGGATTGGGATCTACCCTTCGAGATCATGTACGATGCCAATGATATTGTGGTTGGTGTTGTTCTTTGCCAGCGGaaaaacaaggtatttcatacaatttacTACGCAATTAAAACCCTAGATGAGGCTCAATTGAATTATGAAACCACTGAAAGCAATTACTTGCAATAGTATTTTCGTTTGACAAATTTCATTCAAATCTTGTTTTGTCCAAAGTCATTGTTTACACAGACCACTCTGCACTGAAATATTTACTTGCTAAGAAAGATGTAAAGCCACGCCTAATTCGGTGGATTTTATCGTTACAAGAGTTTGATTTAGAAATAAAGGATAAGAAGGGTGTTGAGAATGTGGTAGCTGATCACTTGTCTAGATTGTGGCTTATTAGGAATGACTTTGTAGATCATGCCATTAATGATTGATTTCCTGATGATCAGCTATTTGAGGTGAAACACTGTCCTTGGTATGCAAATTTTGCTAACTTTCTTGTCACATGCACACCACCACCCAATCTATCATTTCACCaacaaaagaaatttttttctgaCTTAAAgcattatttttgggaggaaccatttttgtttaagatttgtgcagattccatgataagaaggtgagttgcagaggaagagtttggtcaaattctcgaccattgccatgaccgtgagttaggtggtcattttggaccaacaaggacgacatctaaggtacttgaatgtggcttctaTTGGCCGACTCTATTTAAAGATGCTCGTTTTCACGTGTTTTCctgtggggcccttaactcctaattGTTATcacaatgcaatttgattatggttaattaattacagcggaaaacgagtttaaattttctttacaatgagcccaaaatatattatttgaatactaaaattagtatttcatctcacgtcataaaatATGCCCACACATAGTCAAAACCAACtgcatacaaacaactcatatcctcgagaCATGTCCcagtatatagatacatatacatatatgtactGGGATAGACCACTAAACCTCAAATCAATCGTGACTCTCTCCAGGAATACCCTCTCCAGTCTCCTGATAACATgaagtacctgccattgtccacacacaaagacaacaacatcCCCCTTTGGGGGTGAACAAAGCTCTgaatggaacaaccatcatatatacaacaGATATCTACACAATGATAtttgatatgcaatgcatgtatgtcgtggagatatcaggtcaaatgcccatccactgagcatataTCGGAATAAATCGAATcgttatcaaatcaatgctcgagctggcacatcggcctcaatcagggatactcgtatgatagcatcGACAAAGTGCCATCAAattccaaatctcaatcaatcattgGGGCCACAAATTACTTTGatttaagggccacataattCCAAACATAGaatcgtgttcacaaacccccagaatcaaatccaatcatatcaggaTATCCAATGACCATatctcaacgtgcatgtcatgtatcaaTGTATGTAGCAAAtaatgtgtgttaacaaaatatttcttttatacATCGATAATCAATCATAATGTCATGTATGtcacatcaactcaacaaataaggtaCATAcacacatattctcaatcaaatcaatcataCATATATCATATTAGACAGATACATGTTGTATGTTACTCAGTCgtaacatacctcaattcttcgtttccagtcgatgtagcttcAAGATTCTAGTATACAAACTCTATTTACATTAGTAACACTTCAAattcaacaatataagtttcaaaaatcttttgaaactttgaaaattcatatcaaatcgaaatcataacataatttaattctgacttcaaaacttagtttcttgctGGTTATTCTACCATATAtatgaatctcgacttcaaatacatgctattccagcattTCACTAATTAAAGTTGTTGAAACCAAAAGAATATTACCTCAAAAGAAAGCTCTCGATGCGAGGattccaaatatataatttttttcgtgTTTGTATAAAGTTTCGAGGTAGATTCGGATGATAGAAATCAGGGTACGGAGCCATGAGCTTAAAAAATaaccagggtacggagccctgggcCAAGGAGCGGATCCCGATAGttggagtggtcgaggtgcggagacTCGAGCCAGGGTGCGGAGACTCGTGCCAGGGTACGGAGCCTGGACTTAATAAATAACCATGGTACGGAGCCCTGGGCCAGGGAGCGGATCCCGGGACTTGGAGTGGTCAAGGTGCGGAGCACCGAACAGGGGTAGGGAACCCTGAGCTTAAAAAATAACCAGGGTACAGAGCCTTGGGCCAGGGAGTGGATCCCGAGActtggagtggtcgaggtgcggagccccgagccagggtacggagccctgggcTTAATAAATAACCATGGTAGGGAGCCCCGGGCCAGGGAGCGGATCCCGGGACTTGGAGTGGTCAAGGTGCGGAGCCCTAAGCTagggtacggagccctgggTTAATAGATAAtcagggtacggagccctgggcTAGGGAGCGGATCCCAAGACTTacagaatggtcgaggtgtaaAGCCctgagccagggtacggatccctagACTTACAGAATGATCGAGGTGCGGAGCTCCGAGGCAGGGTACGGATCACTGGACTTACGgattggtcgaggtgcggagccccgagccagggtacgaaTCCATGGACTTAATGAATAGCCGGTGTCTCATATCTCCCAGGCTTacagaatggtcgaggtgcggagccccgagccagggtacagATCCCTGGACTTacagaatggtcgaggtgcggagccccgagctagGGTACAGATCCTTGGACTTaaagaatggtcgaggtgcggagccccgagtcagggtacggatccctggacttaatgaatagtcggggcctcatatctcccgggctTGAAATATGGTGTcagggcctcatatctcccgaaCTTgcagaatggtcgaggtgcagagttgcgagccagggtacggatccctggacttacaAGATGATCGAGGGGCGGAGCGCCGAGCCAGGGTACAGATCCCTGGACTTACAGAATagccggggcctcatatctcccggaaTTTAAATATGGTGCCGGGACCTTATATCTCCCGTACTTTgcagaatggtcgaggtgcggagcctcgAGCCAAGGTACGGAAACCTGGACTTACAGAATGGTCAAGTTGCGGAGCCCCGAGGCAGGGTACAGATCCATAGACTTACAGAATAGCCGGGGCCTTATATCTCTCGGACTTTAAATATGGTGTCGAGGCCTTATATCTCCCAGAATTTAAATATGttgtcggggcctcatatctccagGGCTTTAAACTTTTCTACTCCTCCTGCtatattagttttattaaaaaccaaATCACTAACCTGGAAATACTAAATTCGAATTCATTTTTGGTAGAGTAAAACTTCTCTAGTTGAGCTAAATTAAGTGACTAATATTGATGTATGCTACTGAGTGCAGGGCAAATACTTTTCCACGCCAATCCGGAATAGCTGCTGAGTTTCGAGCCTATATGAAAATCCCTAGATAAAATATGAGTACCGAGCTGGTTGGACTTATTTTTGAATGGAAACCATATCTACGTCTTGAACTCAATTTCCCACAAACTacgccaatgatgtgatccgAGTTAATTGGATAAGCAGGGTCGGGGCAATCCACCGGATCTGATAATAATTGTGTTGAAGGAAAATGAGCAAGGAGATATATTTTGTGGTGAATCTATATCTCTGTTTAATATGGTTACAACTGTGTCCTGCAAACAAAGAAAGGAACTTGTGAATGGATGTCGGaagggtgtccggcgtggccacttcGATGTTTAAGTCAACAGATGAAGGATGAAAAAGAAAagctgtatatgtgagtgaatATACGTGAATGCTCAAAAGTCCAGAATCCTTAAAATGAAATACATACCTTCTATTTATAAAAGGGAAATCTCATGATTACCTTGTTTTTAGTGCCCACATGCTATCAGATGTAAGGTAGCTGCCCATACCATACCTCTGATAACTTCTCTAACACGCCAAACCCATGTAGTTCTGACAATAATAATTTTCAAGCATAAGATAACCCATATTGATGCACTTGAGTGAGGTGATTTTTCGAGGTAGCCCGGGTAGAATGCCTCCCGAGAGATTGTATGAAAGCCCAGGCCTTTGATAACACGGGGAGAAAAATGTCTCGGGCATTCTCCTGCTCGGTTTTTGAAGAACTCTTCCTACAAAATTACCCTGATCCGAGCTATCCATGCATTGTCCCGGAccatccatgacccgggctctTTCCGCTGTTTCTCGAGTCATCCATGACCCGAGATCTTATCGGGATATCACCATACACAAAATCTATATATTTATggttatattaatattttgaattttatcatATTGATGTTCTCTAAATTCAAATATAGTATATTAGATTCTATTTTAATAACTAAATTTTGTTTGAAAAGAACTTAGGTTAAAATTGTGATTAGACTGGACGTTTGTCATTGGAATAATGTGAAGCAACAGAAAGCAGTAAGTTAAGGTAAGGATGAATCTTTTATCAGCAAGACGAAATTACTCGTATAACAGTGTTCTACGTTGACGAAAATCGCTTCTAAGTTACAATGACTTCGAATCAAGAGAATTCAGCACAACAACTCTTGATAACAGCGAAAGAAATATACGAAAATTTCAAGCACAAAATGAACGAGAAGGGAATGCAACAAAGATGCGAGAAAAAGTGTGAGCAATACAGATGGAGGGATTATGTAACATATCCACCAGTTGCGTAGAAGGTGCATGCACAACCTTCTGGATACGAACACAAATTTCTGTGAAAGGCCAAGGGACGCACTGGATCAAACGCAGCCTTCTGGACGGACACACTGTTTGATCCGAACGTAGCCTTCCGTGGGACGGACGAACTGTTTGGTCCGA
This window of the Primulina tabacum isolate GXHZ01 chromosome 12, ASM2559414v2, whole genome shotgun sequence genome carries:
- the LOC142520171 gene encoding uncharacterized protein LOC142520171, producing the protein MPLILGRPFLATGKALIDVQEGNLRLRVGEDEITFDVFNALKHTLHSDSCFRIDAFDSLVCSYVQDGIKDPLETTLTIELREDELDEEKAEIKTYFNANHLWKMPIRMRLEDLGDRRDLTPQKSSIEEPPTLELNPLPPHLKYVYLCENNKLHMIISSNLTYVTEGKLLKVLKAHKNAFAWKVADIKWINPLVCMNKILMEDKYSPLVQPQRRLNPKMQEAVKAETIKLLDAGTIYPISDSALNLEVVLMRCEETNLVLNWEKCHFMVQEGIVLGHKISEHGIEVFYDTPAYEDLKERLVTAPILVAPDWDLPFEIMYDANDIVVGVVLCQRKNKQLLAIVFSFDKFHSNLVLSKVIVYTDHSALKYLLAKKDVKPRLIRWILSLQEFDLEIKDKKGVENVVADHLSRLWLIRNDFVDHAIND